In Bdellovibrio sp. GT3, one genomic interval encodes:
- a CDS encoding A/G-specific adenine glycosylase, whose protein sequence is MDYQRDQKQLIQWYKKNRRALPWRKNKDPYRIWLSEVMLQQTTVVAVIPYFEKFLKNFPTVQDLASAPEHDVLEAWAGLGYYSRARNLHKAAKALAENGFPKKAAELLELPGFGPYTSRAVASIAFGEKVGVLDGNVIRVLSRRYGLKIEWWNNKGRQQLQEISDTLSSFGNSDSVNQGLMELGATVCTPQKVMCLMCPWSADCVSREKNLVEKLPLKKPRKQSEVWVWKPVVTVKNGKVALVSNDYAPFLKGQMIFPGTISQNDDKPKDYDAKHNITHHDIFIKIAHKKTLSDRNVEWVEIKNLKKVNPSSLLQKVLHKVET, encoded by the coding sequence ATGGACTATCAACGCGACCAAAAACAATTGATTCAGTGGTACAAAAAGAATCGCCGCGCACTTCCATGGCGTAAAAATAAAGATCCTTACAGAATCTGGCTGTCCGAGGTCATGTTGCAGCAAACCACTGTGGTTGCGGTCATTCCATACTTCGAGAAATTTCTTAAAAACTTCCCCACAGTTCAGGACCTAGCCTCGGCCCCCGAACACGACGTCCTGGAGGCTTGGGCTGGTCTAGGTTATTATTCCCGCGCCCGCAATCTGCACAAAGCTGCAAAAGCTTTGGCTGAAAATGGCTTTCCAAAAAAAGCCGCCGAGTTGCTGGAACTCCCTGGCTTTGGACCTTACACCTCCCGTGCTGTGGCCAGTATCGCATTCGGCGAAAAGGTCGGCGTGCTGGACGGCAACGTGATTCGTGTTCTTTCTCGTCGCTATGGACTTAAGATCGAATGGTGGAACAACAAAGGACGCCAGCAGCTTCAGGAAATTTCTGATACGTTGTCTTCTTTTGGTAATTCCGATTCCGTGAATCAAGGTCTGATGGAATTGGGCGCCACGGTATGCACTCCGCAAAAAGTCATGTGCTTGATGTGCCCTTGGTCCGCTGATTGCGTTTCCCGCGAAAAGAACCTGGTCGAGAAATTACCTCTGAAAAAACCACGCAAACAGAGTGAAGTCTGGGTGTGGAAACCAGTTGTGACGGTAAAAAATGGCAAAGTCGCTTTAGTCAGCAATGACTACGCTCCGTTTCTTAAAGGTCAAATGATCTTTCCAGGAACGATTTCTCAAAATGACGACAAGCCCAAAGACTATGATGCTAAACACAACATCACACATCATGATATCTTCATAAAAATCGCTCATAAAAAAACCTTGAGCGACCGAAATGTGGAATGGGTTGAAATCAAAAACCTTAAGAAGGTCAATCCGTCTTCGCTATTACAAAAAGTACTGCACAAGGTAGAGACATGA
- a CDS encoding TolB family protein, giving the protein MKQLSLKIIALGSILFGCTHSSPTKDLLTPDFLLQKNVKQITFQGDNERPRFSANGTRLIYSSQNRGNRKDLQVYETDLVRNKERRVTFSDGAAFDADYINDMEILYSSTTDEIKESPFLNRNPSKEFPPSDLYLSDRFGSDILRVTVQPGYDGEAFMIPHPTKPSVIFTSRRGDVTGVYRMDLKSRFVSLLASETGKDRRFPTLAPEKSRVAFKETNLESKQQSLQLVDLHTKQTALLKSGEGHYRDLFFAPRPPSRLFYSILRNGDKKYQIEVYNLETKCTQVVFKGKDDLLYPAVSNESVERLAFTRTVQEKKQIYMVDLPADLGPCLPDTSGNGEKSKTPAATPMNTPSVAPAVTPIASPVSVESPTPAPSPVK; this is encoded by the coding sequence ATGAAGCAACTGAGTTTGAAGATCATCGCATTGGGCAGCATCCTTTTCGGATGCACACACAGCAGCCCGACGAAAGATCTTCTGACTCCAGATTTTCTGCTGCAAAAAAATGTAAAACAAATCACTTTCCAAGGCGACAATGAACGTCCCCGTTTTTCCGCCAACGGCACGCGTCTGATTTACTCCAGTCAAAATCGTGGCAATAGAAAAGACCTGCAGGTTTACGAAACAGATTTGGTTCGCAACAAAGAACGTCGCGTGACATTCTCTGATGGCGCGGCCTTCGACGCCGACTACATCAACGATATGGAGATCCTATACTCCAGCACGACGGATGAAATTAAGGAAAGTCCGTTCTTGAATCGCAATCCCAGCAAAGAATTTCCACCATCTGACCTATACCTGAGCGACCGCTTCGGTTCCGACATTCTGCGCGTGACCGTTCAGCCCGGCTACGATGGTGAAGCTTTTATGATTCCACACCCCACGAAACCTTCTGTAATTTTCACCTCTCGTCGTGGTGATGTAACGGGCGTCTATCGCATGGATTTGAAATCCAGATTTGTCTCCCTGTTGGCTTCAGAAACCGGCAAAGACCGCAGATTTCCGACTCTGGCACCAGAAAAGTCCCGAGTTGCGTTCAAAGAAACCAACCTGGAATCAAAACAACAAAGTCTGCAACTGGTCGATCTTCATACCAAGCAAACTGCATTGCTAAAATCGGGTGAAGGCCATTATCGTGATCTCTTCTTCGCTCCCCGACCACCCTCACGCTTGTTCTATAGCATTCTAAGAAATGGCGACAAAAAATATCAGATTGAAGTCTACAATCTGGAAACGAAATGCACCCAGGTGGTTTTCAAAGGCAAAGACGATCTTCTGTATCCTGCAGTTTCCAATGAGTCTGTTGAAAGACTGGCTTTCACACGAACTGTTCAGGAAAAAAAGCAAATTTACATGGTCGATCTGCCAGCAGATTTGGGACCTTGCCTTCCAGACACTTCCGGCAACGGTGAAAAATCCAAAACACCAGCTGCAACTCCTATGAATACACCGTCTGTAGCCCCCGCGGTTACTCCCATAGCGAGTCCAGTTTCTGTCGAATCGCCAACTCCTGCGCCTTCTCCTGTGAAATAA
- the hemB gene encoding porphobilinogen synthase, with translation MKLTQRPRRNRRTEAVRQMVAETDLRPSQLVLPLFLVDGTQQKQEIASMPGIFRMSPDLILDEVAKAVSLGVKSFDLFPALPESKKDQIGTESLNPNGLMPTTLKKIRDKFPDVTLITDVALDPYSSDGHDGLVKNGLILNDETVEILAKMSVLHAKSGADIVSPSDMMDGRVGAIREALDAEGLIDTGILSYSVKYASSFYGPFREALDSAPKFGDKKTYQMDFRNTREAIREIDLDVAEGADIVMVKPALSYLDVIAKVKAHTNIPVAAYNVSGEYGLIKHGAKAGLIDETRAMVETLYSIRRAGADIIFTYFALPMAEWLNKNT, from the coding sequence ATGAAGTTGACACAGAGGCCCAGAAGAAATCGCCGCACTGAAGCTGTGCGCCAAATGGTGGCAGAAACAGATCTGCGCCCCTCTCAATTAGTCCTGCCTTTGTTCCTGGTTGATGGCACCCAACAAAAGCAAGAAATTGCCTCTATGCCGGGCATTTTCCGCATGAGCCCTGATTTAATTTTAGATGAGGTGGCGAAAGCCGTTTCATTGGGAGTTAAAAGTTTCGATCTGTTTCCCGCTCTTCCTGAATCCAAGAAAGATCAAATTGGTACGGAGTCACTGAACCCGAATGGCTTAATGCCCACAACCCTGAAGAAAATTCGCGACAAGTTTCCGGATGTGACGCTGATCACCGATGTGGCTTTGGATCCCTACTCCTCGGATGGACATGACGGCTTAGTGAAAAACGGTCTCATCTTGAATGATGAAACAGTAGAGATTCTCGCAAAAATGAGTGTGCTTCATGCGAAATCGGGTGCCGACATTGTGTCTCCATCAGACATGATGGACGGGCGAGTGGGTGCAATTCGTGAGGCGTTGGATGCGGAAGGTTTGATCGACACCGGCATTCTTTCTTATTCGGTAAAATACGCTTCCAGTTTCTATGGTCCGTTCCGCGAGGCCTTGGATTCCGCTCCAAAATTTGGCGATAAAAAAACTTATCAAATGGATTTCAGAAACACGCGCGAAGCGATTCGTGAAATTGATTTGGACGTGGCGGAAGGTGCTGACATCGTGATGGTGAAACCTGCGTTGTCATACCTGGATGTGATTGCGAAAGTAAAAGCGCACACCAATATTCCGGTGGCCGCGTACAACGTGAGTGGTGAGTATGGTTTGATCAAACACGGTGCTAAAGCCGGTCTGATCGATGAAACCCGCGCGATGGTGGAAACTCTGTATTCCATCCGTCGTGCCGGAGCCGACATTATCTTCACATACTTCGCTTTGCCAATGGCTGAGTGGCTAAATAAGAATACCTAA